In Comamonas sp. lk, the following proteins share a genomic window:
- a CDS encoding AraC family transcriptional regulator, whose product MPAKPATATAAKAAPFTVSMALVRGIVAGASRRGHSPDGFLLRAGIAPGLLAQEGARVTSDQYIALMWRVLEALGDEALGQFSRPLKRGSLELIARLALTERHAEPALRRMCQAFSLLQDNLELSLVREGTQVGICLQPLGSEPQPNFRHEFSLRVLWRITAWLLGGSLKVQRFDFAFARPDYAGDYGETFPAPLRFDQQASAFWFDAAVLQRCCSRDEQALQRFVASWPSAAVIHSRGGDSIESRVHAHLLQSRPAWVGLEAAACALHMSPPTLQRKLALAGTSFQAIKDELRRDIAVSRLGTSQASFTDLAADLGFADAAAFQRAFKGWTGSPPGMYRSRPLQA is encoded by the coding sequence ATGCCAGCGAAGCCCGCGACCGCAACCGCTGCCAAGGCAGCCCCCTTCACCGTCTCCATGGCCCTGGTGCGCGGTATCGTGGCCGGTGCCAGCCGTCGCGGCCACAGTCCCGACGGCTTTCTGCTGCGCGCAGGCATTGCGCCCGGCTTGCTGGCGCAAGAGGGCGCGCGTGTCACTTCCGATCAGTACATTGCCCTGATGTGGCGGGTGCTGGAGGCACTGGGCGACGAAGCGCTAGGCCAGTTCTCGCGCCCGCTCAAGCGCGGCAGCCTGGAGCTGATTGCCAGGCTGGCGCTGACCGAACGCCATGCCGAGCCTGCGCTGCGCCGGATGTGCCAGGCCTTCAGCCTGCTGCAGGACAACCTGGAACTGAGCCTGGTGCGCGAGGGCACGCAGGTCGGTATTTGCCTGCAACCCCTGGGCTCGGAGCCGCAGCCGAATTTCCGGCACGAGTTTTCCCTGCGCGTGCTGTGGCGCATCACGGCCTGGCTGCTAGGCGGCTCGCTCAAGGTGCAGCGCTTTGACTTTGCCTTTGCCCGCCCCGACTATGCCGGCGACTATGGCGAGACTTTTCCCGCTCCGCTGCGCTTCGATCAGCAGGCCTCGGCGTTCTGGTTTGATGCGGCCGTGTTGCAGCGCTGCTGCAGCCGCGACGAGCAGGCCTTGCAGCGCTTTGTGGCCAGTTGGCCCTCGGCGGCCGTCATCCACAGCCGTGGCGGCGACAGCATAGAGTCCAGGGTTCATGCCCATTTGCTGCAATCGCGCCCGGCCTGGGTGGGGCTGGAGGCCGCGGCCTGCGCCCTGCATATGTCGCCGCCCACGCTGCAGCGCAAGCTGGCGTTGGCAGGCACCTCGTTTCAGGCCATCAAGGACGAGCTGCGTCGCGATATCGCCGTCTCGCGCCTGGGCACCAGCCAGGCCAGCTTCACGGATCTGGCTGCCGACCTGGGCTTTGCCGACGCTGCCGCCTTTCAGCGTGCCTTCAAAGGCTGGACCGGCAGCCCGCCCGGAATGTACCGCTCGCGGCCGCTGCAGGCCTGA
- the smc gene encoding chromosome segregation protein SMC has protein sequence MRLNSIKLSGFKSFAEPTNFVLPGQMVGVVGPNGCGKSNIMDAVRWVLGESKASELRGESMQDVIFNGTTHRKPSSRASVELTFDNSDHRAGGQWGQFGEIAVKRVLTREGNSSYFINNQPVRRRDVQDVFLGTGLGPRAYAIIGQGTISRIIESRPEELRLFLEEAAGVSKYKERRRETENRLSATTENLTRVEDILRELNANLDKLEKQAEVAAKYNGLNAQVTLKQHQLWFMKRSEAEAEQDRVRVEGLKVVNELEERMADIRNNESGLETLRQAHYDASDQVNQSQARLYEATAEVGRLEAEIRYVVEGRQRVTQRLQQLAEQVLLWNSRNEEAQGEIENIEGQGMNAEEQAEMLAAQVEEQTMRLPDLEDALRHAQKADSDQRGSVVQVQQQIQVLAAEQRSLDEQRRQFESRFERLRTDRNALQTPDEARLLNLQAQLAEAQELAEMAAAVLNELQESVPQLDEDRRTRQQAVNQENRRHADLSARLEALKALQEKVKTDGKLQPWLAKHGLDGMQGLWSRIAIESGWENALEAALRERLGALEVGRLDMVRGFLGSGGHDAPPARLAFISPPQAGNSPAGGRFSRLSDLLKVSNTGLHAVLVDWLTGCFTAPTLDEALTQRDQLQAGEIIYVPTGHAVTAHSVTFYAQDSEQSGLLARAQEIEHLEKEVRAQALIAEESRSTLVRAESAYADASQRLVSARREATEAQSRAHELQVETLRLSQLAEQARARNAQITADLSEVEAQLSDIEERKVSAEARFEELDMQLADSQERHAQLGDKVLEAERRLNESREQLRSLERQAQEATFSQRSLHARRSELSRTIETASQQAKALAEEQQRAQDELARLTDAAAQGGLQDALDLKMQREKDVAERRSEYDDLTNKLRASDERRQSLEKALDPLRQRITEFQLKEQAARLGLEQYSNLLTEAEADLAAVSQSIAEGNVRMHGLQGEIDRLHREIAALGAVNLAALDELALASERKIFLDAQVDDLTRAMNTLEEAIKKIDAETRELLSGTFEIVNRHFGRMFPELFGGGQAKLVITGDEILDSGVQVVAQPPGKKNQTIHLLSGGEKALTAIALVFAIFQLNPAPFCLLDEVDAPLDDANTERYAKLVYSMSKGTQFLFISHNKIAMEMAGQLIGVTMQEQGVSRIVAVDMESALSMAELS, from the coding sequence GTGCGCCTGAATTCCATCAAGCTCTCCGGCTTCAAATCCTTTGCCGAACCCACCAACTTCGTCCTGCCAGGCCAGATGGTGGGCGTGGTCGGCCCCAACGGCTGCGGCAAGTCCAACATCATGGATGCGGTGCGCTGGGTGCTGGGCGAGAGCAAGGCCAGCGAGCTGCGCGGCGAGTCCATGCAGGACGTGATCTTCAACGGCACCACGCACAGAAAGCCTTCGAGCCGGGCCAGCGTGGAGCTGACCTTCGACAACAGCGACCACCGCGCCGGCGGCCAGTGGGGCCAGTTTGGCGAAATCGCCGTCAAGCGCGTGCTCACGCGCGAGGGCAACAGCAGCTACTTCATCAACAACCAGCCCGTGCGCCGCCGTGACGTGCAGGACGTGTTCCTGGGCACGGGCCTGGGGCCGCGTGCCTACGCCATCATCGGCCAGGGCACGATCAGCCGCATCATCGAGTCGCGGCCCGAAGAGCTGCGCTTGTTCCTCGAAGAAGCCGCCGGCGTCTCCAAGTACAAGGAGAGGCGCCGCGAAACCGAGAACCGCCTCTCGGCGACCACCGAAAACCTGACCCGCGTGGAAGACATTCTGCGCGAGCTCAACGCCAACCTTGACAAGCTGGAAAAGCAGGCCGAGGTGGCGGCCAAGTACAACGGGCTCAATGCCCAGGTCACGCTCAAGCAGCATCAGCTGTGGTTCATGAAGCGCAGCGAGGCCGAGGCCGAGCAGGACCGGGTGCGCGTCGAAGGCCTGAAGGTCGTCAACGAGCTCGAAGAGCGCATGGCCGACATCCGCAACAACGAAAGCGGACTGGAGACCCTGCGACAGGCCCACTACGACGCCAGCGATCAGGTGAATCAGTCCCAGGCCAGGCTGTATGAAGCCACGGCCGAAGTGGGACGGCTGGAGGCCGAAATCCGCTATGTGGTCGAAGGCCGCCAGCGCGTCACCCAGCGTCTGCAGCAACTGGCCGAGCAGGTGTTGCTGTGGAACAGCCGCAACGAGGAAGCCCAGGGCGAGATCGAGAATATCGAAGGCCAGGGCATGAATGCCGAAGAGCAGGCCGAAATGCTGGCCGCCCAGGTCGAAGAGCAGACCATGCGCCTGCCCGATCTGGAAGATGCGCTGCGCCATGCCCAGAAGGCCGATAGCGACCAGCGCGGCTCGGTGGTGCAGGTGCAGCAGCAGATTCAGGTGCTGGCCGCCGAGCAGCGCAGCCTCGACGAGCAGCGCCGCCAGTTCGAGAGCCGTTTCGAGCGCCTGCGCACCGACCGAAACGCACTGCAAACTCCCGATGAAGCGCGCCTGCTGAATCTGCAAGCTCAGTTGGCCGAAGCGCAGGAGCTGGCCGAGATGGCGGCTGCCGTGCTCAACGAGCTGCAGGAAAGCGTGCCCCAGCTCGACGAGGACCGCCGCACGCGCCAGCAGGCCGTGAACCAGGAAAACCGCCGCCATGCCGATCTGTCGGCACGTTTGGAGGCCCTGAAAGCCCTGCAGGAAAAAGTCAAGACCGACGGCAAGCTTCAGCCCTGGCTGGCCAAGCACGGTCTGGACGGCATGCAAGGTCTGTGGAGCCGCATCGCCATTGAGTCCGGTTGGGAAAATGCCCTGGAAGCCGCGCTGCGCGAGCGCCTGGGCGCGCTGGAAGTGGGTCGCCTGGATATGGTGCGCGGCTTTCTGGGATCGGGTGGCCACGATGCGCCGCCGGCCCGTCTGGCCTTTATCAGCCCGCCGCAGGCAGGCAACTCGCCAGCGGGCGGCCGTTTCTCGCGCCTGTCCGATCTGCTCAAGGTCAGCAACACCGGCCTGCATGCGGTGCTGGTGGACTGGCTGACGGGCTGCTTTACCGCGCCCACGCTTGATGAAGCTCTGACCCAGCGCGATCAGCTGCAGGCCGGCGAAATCATTTACGTGCCTACCGGTCATGCCGTTACCGCACATAGCGTGACCTTTTATGCCCAGGATTCCGAACAGTCCGGTCTCTTGGCCCGGGCCCAGGAAATCGAGCACCTGGAAAAAGAAGTCCGCGCCCAGGCGCTGATTGCCGAAGAGTCGCGCTCCACCCTGGTAAGAGCCGAAAGCGCCTATGCCGATGCCTCGCAGCGTCTGGTCTCAGCGCGCCGCGAAGCCACCGAGGCCCAGAGCCGCGCCCATGAGCTACAGGTCGAAACCTTGCGCCTGTCCCAGCTGGCCGAGCAGGCCCGCGCCCGCAATGCGCAGATCACGGCCGACCTGTCCGAGGTGGAGGCCCAGCTGTCCGATATCGAGGAGCGCAAAGTCTCGGCCGAGGCCCGCTTTGAAGAGCTGGATATGCAGCTGGCCGACAGCCAGGAGCGCCATGCCCAGCTGGGCGACAAGGTGCTGGAGGCCGAGCGCCGCCTTAACGAATCGCGCGAGCAGCTGCGCAGTCTGGAGCGCCAGGCGCAGGAAGCCACGTTCTCGCAGCGCAGCCTGCACGCACGCCGCTCCGAGCTGTCGCGCACCATCGAGACCGCCAGCCAGCAGGCCAAGGCCTTGGCCGAGGAGCAGCAGCGTGCCCAGGATGAGCTGGCACGCCTGACCGATGCGGCCGCCCAGGGCGGCTTGCAGGATGCGCTGGATTTGAAGATGCAGCGCGAAAAAGACGTGGCCGAGCGCCGCAGCGAATACGACGACCTGACCAACAAGCTGCGCGCCAGCGACGAGCGCCGCCAGAGCCTGGAAAAAGCGCTGGACCCGCTGCGTCAGCGCATCACCGAATTCCAGCTCAAGGAACAGGCTGCGCGTCTGGGTCTTGAGCAGTACAGCAATTTGCTGACCGAAGCCGAGGCCGATCTGGCGGCCGTGTCCCAGTCCATTGCCGAGGGCAATGTGCGCATGCACGGTCTGCAGGGCGAAATCGACCGCTTGCACCGCGAAATTGCGGCCCTGGGTGCGGTGAATTTGGCAGCACTCGACGAGCTGGCGCTGGCCAGCGAGCGCAAGATCTTCCTCGATGCGCAGGTGGACGATTTGACCCGCGCAATGAACACCCTGGAAGAGGCCATCAAGAAGATCGACGCGGAAACGCGGGAGCTGCTGTCCGGCACCTTCGAGATCGTGAACCGCCACTTCGGCCGCATGTTCCCCGAGCTGTTCGGCGGCGGTCAGGCCAAGCTGGTGATCACGGGCGACGAAATTCTGGATTCCGGTGTGCAGGTGGTGGCGCAGCCGCCCGGCAAGAAGAACCAGACGATTCACCTGCTCTCGGGCGGGGAGAAGGCGCTGACGGCGATTGCCCTGGTGTTTGCCATCTTCCAGCTCAATCCCGCGCCTTTCTGTCTGCTGGACGAGGTGGATGCGCCGCTGGACGACGCCAACACCGAACGCTATGCCAAATTGGTGTACAGCATGAGCAAGGGCACGCAGTTCCTGTTCATCAGCCACAACAAGATCGCCATGGAAATGGCCGGTCAGCTGATCGGCGTGACCATGCAGGAGCAAGGTGTTTCACGAATTGTTGCCGTGGACATGGAGTCCGCTTTGTCCATGGCTGAGCTATCCTGA
- a CDS encoding cell division protein FtsZ produces the protein MSNLQISLAVVGVVLLVLIVAYNSWSARRNAPKRSEPVDEAAQADPLRHEPGMDTVGHTSDLTKYQHEPVLGDFSKAVPGAEPLPMPEAGGRFAETDAELARLVAQEAHAEQQRHVVATAHGEMEDELQSGATALRADAAMAQQANMAGAKQEPVFTEAPLAASVPPAASMERRGHLDALIDAIAPIQVGQAVPGEVAMQAQPSTRRAGNKPFAIEGMNQQTRQWEPLQAGQRYLGFQSGVQLANRTGALNEIEFSEFVAKTQRFADALSALPDLPDMLNEVSRARELDQFASEHDAQLSFMIRARQASWSAGYVQQNAGRQGFVPSSMPGRMVLPSPNAGMPPVLVLNYDPQAAVADDLDQSVVREFLISLDVAQVPRGEQPFAHLRQVAEQMCQTMDGVLCDQNGYLLPVSALDPIQHDLELLYDKLDSHELSAGSLLARRLFS, from the coding sequence ATGAGTAACTTGCAAATCAGTCTGGCCGTTGTGGGCGTTGTGCTGCTGGTCCTGATCGTTGCCTACAACTCTTGGTCTGCCCGCCGCAACGCGCCCAAGCGCTCCGAGCCGGTTGACGAGGCAGCGCAGGCCGATCCCTTGCGCCACGAACCCGGCATGGACACCGTAGGCCACACTTCCGACCTCACCAAATACCAGCACGAACCCGTGCTGGGCGACTTCAGCAAGGCCGTGCCCGGCGCGGAGCCGCTGCCCATGCCCGAGGCGGGCGGTCGCTTTGCCGAGACCGATGCCGAGCTGGCCAGGCTGGTGGCCCAGGAGGCCCATGCCGAGCAGCAGCGTCACGTTGTGGCCACGGCCCATGGCGAGATGGAGGATGAGCTGCAGTCAGGTGCCACGGCATTGCGCGCCGATGCCGCCATGGCCCAGCAGGCAAACATGGCAGGCGCCAAGCAGGAGCCGGTGTTTACCGAGGCTCCGCTGGCCGCTTCCGTGCCGCCGGCCGCTTCCATGGAGCGCCGCGGCCATCTGGATGCGCTGATCGATGCCATCGCCCCGATCCAGGTCGGTCAGGCCGTGCCCGGCGAAGTGGCCATGCAGGCCCAGCCCAGCACACGCCGCGCCGGCAACAAGCCTTTTGCCATCGAAGGCATGAACCAGCAGACCCGTCAGTGGGAGCCGCTGCAGGCCGGTCAGCGCTATCTGGGTTTCCAGTCCGGAGTGCAACTGGCCAACCGCACGGGCGCACTCAACGAGATCGAGTTCTCGGAGTTCGTGGCCAAGACCCAGCGCTTTGCCGACGCCTTGAGCGCGCTGCCCGATCTGCCGGATATGCTCAACGAAGTCTCGCGTGCCCGCGAGCTCGACCAATTCGCCAGCGAGCACGATGCCCAGCTGAGCTTCATGATCCGCGCCCGTCAGGCCTCCTGGAGCGCCGGCTATGTGCAGCAAAACGCCGGCCGCCAGGGCTTTGTGCCCAGCTCCATGCCCGGGCGCATGGTCTTGCCTTCGCCCAATGCCGGCATGCCGCCGGTGCTGGTGCTCAACTATGATCCGCAGGCGGCGGTGGCTGACGATCTCGATCAGTCCGTGGTGCGCGAATTCCTGATCAGCCTGGATGTGGCCCAGGTGCCGCGCGGCGAACAGCCTTTTGCCCATCTGCGCCAGGTGGCCGAGCAGATGTGCCAGACCATGGACGGCGTGCTCTGCGACCAGAACGGCTATCTGCTGCCGGTCTCGGCGCTGGACCCGATTCAGCACGATCTGGAGCTGCTGTATGACAAACTCGACAGCCACGAGCTTTCTGCAGGTTCGCTGCTGGCGCGGCGCCTGTTCAGCTGA
- the ligA gene encoding NAD-dependent DNA ligase LigA, with protein sequence MTENLDLFSAEPPARNVPDAAQSIAPEKVLAKVAELRAQLNQWAHEYYVLDEPSVPDGEYDRLYQQLEALEGAYPALITPDSPTQRVIGAVLDGLQPVRHAVPMLSIQTETDNQASGAQAFDARVRKELGLDESAPAVEYVAEPKFDGLAMNLRYVNGVLVQATTRGDGEVGEDVTHNIRTIRKIPLSLPKDQGVPPVVEVRGEVYMGRADLQKLNERQSAAGAKTFANPRNAAAGSVRQLDSGIAAQRPLSFFAYGLGEITPPAQGGPDFGTHYAMLQTLKSWGFPVAPQVCVARGASELVAFHQRLGAERDALPYEIDGVVYKVNSLALQRQLGFKSREPRWAVAHKYPAQEMPTLMESIDVQVGRTGKLTPVARLAPVAVGGVIVTNATLSNIFDIRKKGVRVGDTVIVRRAGDVIPEVVGRVMTPTLGTGVSSLPPEGAGLALGRPGGQTVPAARQPYVPNFHMPKNCPICGSAVVRMKGESNHRCTGGLFCGAQRKEAILHFAARRAMDIEGLGDKLVDQLVDAQVVKVLPDLYRLGLTALASLDRMAEKSAQNVLAALEKSKHTTLQRFLFGLGIRNVGEATAKDLARHFGTLDAIMDADVEALLQVPDVGPVVADSIHTFFAQPHNREVVEQLRACGVHWEEGAPPEKAAQVLAGMTVVLTGTLPTLSRDEAKDMLEAAGAKVSGSVSKKTSYVVAGAEAGSKLVKAQELGVAVLDEAGMLALLKGQTPASPAA encoded by the coding sequence ATGACCGAGAACCTAGACCTTTTTTCCGCTGAACCGCCTGCCAGGAATGTGCCAGATGCTGCGCAAAGCATAGCGCCAGAAAAAGTGCTGGCCAAGGTGGCCGAGCTGCGGGCCCAGCTCAACCAGTGGGCGCACGAGTATTACGTGCTCGACGAGCCCAGCGTGCCCGATGGCGAATACGACCGCCTCTACCAGCAGCTGGAAGCCCTGGAAGGCGCTTACCCGGCTCTGATCACCCCCGATTCGCCCACGCAGCGCGTGATTGGCGCGGTGCTTGACGGCCTGCAGCCGGTGCGCCATGCCGTGCCCATGCTCAGCATCCAGACGGAAACCGACAATCAGGCCAGCGGCGCCCAGGCATTTGACGCCCGCGTGCGCAAGGAGCTGGGGCTCGATGAGAGCGCGCCCGCCGTGGAATATGTGGCCGAGCCCAAGTTCGATGGTCTGGCCATGAATCTGCGCTATGTGAACGGCGTGCTGGTGCAGGCTACCACGCGCGGCGACGGCGAGGTGGGCGAGGATGTGACGCACAACATCCGCACCATCCGCAAGATTCCGCTGTCTCTGCCCAAAGACCAGGGCGTGCCGCCCGTGGTCGAAGTGCGCGGCGAGGTCTATATGGGCCGCGCCGATCTGCAAAAGCTCAACGAGCGCCAGAGCGCTGCCGGAGCCAAGACCTTTGCCAATCCGCGCAATGCGGCGGCGGGGTCGGTGCGCCAGCTCGATTCGGGCATTGCCGCCCAGCGGCCGCTGTCGTTTTTTGCCTATGGTCTGGGCGAGATCACGCCGCCTGCGCAAGGCGGGCCGGATTTCGGCACGCATTACGCCATGCTGCAAACGCTGAAATCATGGGGATTTCCGGTCGCACCCCAGGTGTGTGTTGCGCGCGGTGCTTCTGAACTGGTAGCGTTTCACCAGCGCCTGGGTGCCGAGCGCGATGCTCTGCCTTACGAGATCGACGGCGTGGTCTACAAGGTCAATTCTCTGGCGCTGCAGCGCCAGCTGGGCTTCAAGTCACGCGAGCCGCGCTGGGCCGTGGCCCACAAATATCCGGCCCAGGAAATGCCCACGCTGATGGAAAGCATCGATGTGCAGGTGGGGCGCACCGGCAAGCTCACGCCCGTGGCCAGACTGGCGCCCGTGGCCGTGGGCGGCGTGATCGTGACCAACGCCACCTTGTCCAACATCTTTGATATCCGCAAAAAAGGCGTGCGCGTAGGCGATACCGTCATCGTTCGCAGGGCTGGCGATGTGATTCCCGAGGTGGTTGGGCGCGTCATGACCCCCACGCTCGGCACTGGCGTGTCCTCGCTGCCCCCCGAGGGGGCTGGTTTGGCCTTGGGACGGCCCGGCGGCCAAACCGTGCCCGCTGCTCGCCAGCCTTATGTGCCCAACTTTCACATGCCCAAAAACTGTCCCATCTGCGGCAGCGCCGTGGTGCGCATGAAGGGCGAGTCCAACCACCGCTGCACGGGCGGGCTGTTCTGCGGCGCGCAGCGCAAGGAGGCAATCCTGCACTTCGCGGCCCGTCGCGCCATGGACATCGAAGGCCTGGGCGACAAGCTGGTCGATCAGCTGGTGGACGCCCAGGTGGTCAAGGTCCTGCCCGATCTGTATCGCCTGGGGCTGACGGCACTGGCGTCTCTGGACCGCATGGCGGAGAAATCGGCCCAGAACGTGCTGGCGGCGCTGGAGAAATCCAAGCACACCACGCTGCAGCGCTTTTTGTTCGGCCTGGGCATACGCAATGTGGGCGAGGCCACGGCCAAGGATCTGGCGCGCCACTTCGGCACGCTGGACGCCATCATGGATGCCGATGTCGAGGCCTTGCTGCAGGTGCCCGACGTGGGGCCGGTGGTGGCCGACAGCATTCACACTTTTTTTGCCCAGCCCCATAACCGCGAGGTGGTGGAGCAGCTGCGGGCCTGCGGCGTGCACTGGGAAGAGGGTGCACCGCCCGAGAAGGCGGCCCAGGTGCTGGCCGGCATGACGGTGGTGTTGACCGGCACTCTGCCCACGCTCTCGCGCGACGAGGCCAAGGATATGCTGGAGGCGGCCGGGGCCAAGGTCTCCGGCTCGGTGAGCAAGAAAACCAGCTATGTGGTGGCCGGGGCCGAGGCCGGCAGCAAGCTGGTCAAGGCCCAGGAGCTGGGCGTGGCCGTGCTGGACGAAGCCGGTATGCTGGCGCTGCTCAAGGGCCAGACGCCGGCATCGCCGGCCGCCTGA
- a CDS encoding patatin-like phospholipase family protein, with protein sequence MTVIARKPVVGVALGSGSARGWAHFGVLRALREAGIQPDIVCGTSIGSLVGAAYAAGEMDRFEEWVLGLGMRKVFGFMDFNLGSGMLKGERIIEFWREHFVQETMEELAAPFGCVATDLHTGAEVWLRKGSIADAVRASIALPGLFTPVIRDGRLLVDGGLVNPVPVSLARAMGADVVIAVDLNADLMRRNRNAVGMGAAAARPGKPQAQQAAEPEPAFTDLEPPAGMFNANVPPMGWSGKWKSSMTSVKSFSSSVLKRGIHKNDEELQQNIPSLLNVVMSSVNIMQMRITRSRMAGDPSEVLIAPKVAHIGLLDFHRAREAIDEGYAAAKAVLPSLKDWGV encoded by the coding sequence ATCACCGTGATTGCACGTAAACCCGTGGTGGGCGTGGCTTTGGGCAGTGGCTCGGCACGCGGTTGGGCCCACTTTGGCGTGCTGCGCGCTCTGCGCGAGGCCGGTATCCAACCCGATATCGTCTGCGGCACCTCCATAGGCTCTCTGGTCGGAGCCGCTTATGCGGCCGGGGAGATGGACCGTTTCGAGGAGTGGGTGCTGGGCCTGGGCATGCGCAAGGTCTTTGGCTTTATGGACTTCAACCTGGGCAGCGGCATGCTCAAGGGCGAGAGAATCATCGAGTTCTGGCGCGAGCATTTTGTGCAGGAAACCATGGAGGAGCTGGCAGCCCCCTTTGGCTGTGTGGCCACCGATCTGCATACCGGCGCCGAAGTCTGGCTGCGCAAAGGCTCGATTGCAGATGCCGTGCGCGCCTCGATTGCTCTGCCCGGCCTGTTCACGCCGGTGATTCGCGACGGACGCTTGCTGGTCGATGGCGGTCTGGTCAATCCCGTGCCGGTCTCGCTGGCGCGGGCCATGGGCGCCGATGTGGTGATTGCCGTGGACTTGAATGCCGACCTCATGCGCCGCAACAGAAATGCGGTCGGCATGGGCGCCGCCGCGGCCAGGCCCGGCAAACCGCAGGCCCAGCAAGCGGCCGAGCCGGAACCGGCCTTTACCGATCTGGAGCCGCCAGCGGGCATGTTCAATGCCAATGTGCCGCCCATGGGCTGGAGCGGCAAGTGGAAAAGCTCCATGACCAGCGTGAAGTCGTTTTCCTCCTCGGTACTCAAGCGCGGCATTCACAAAAACGATGAAGAGCTGCAGCAGAACATTCCCTCGCTGCTCAACGTGGTCATGTCCAGCGTCAACATCATGCAGATGCGCATCACGCGCAGCCGCATGGCGGGCGATCCCTCCGAAGTGCTGATCGCGCCCAAGGTGGCGCATATCGGCCTGCTGGACTTTCATCGTGCCCGGGAAGCCATCGATGAAGGCTATGCGGCCGCCAAGGCGGTGCTGCCGAGCTTGAAGGACTGGGGCGTCTAG
- a CDS encoding type 1 glutamine amidotransferase produces MKPVAILQHEASQGPGILLDHLRRQDLAYVLIDPCAEGSAPARARDYSGIIVLGSNHCANEQLRWIEDERCLLQNALACDVPVLGHCFGAQMLARAMGARVWRNPCPNIGWSSIWTTREAQQQMRLPSQATIFNWHYDTFEIPKGASRTMVGTHCLNKGFRHGRHWAFQGHLEVTEQSIKQWCRTGHEELLLAHGPGVQSEAQILSQLPVHLGQLHAMALRSYSAWTAQLRPGHSPHFLEQKTDPALDYQSPLARQTIAILAQATR; encoded by the coding sequence ATGAAACCTGTCGCCATCCTCCAGCATGAAGCTTCGCAAGGCCCTGGCATCTTGCTCGATCATCTGCGCCGGCAAGACCTGGCCTATGTGCTGATAGACCCCTGCGCCGAGGGCTCGGCACCGGCCCGTGCGCGAGACTACAGCGGCATCATCGTACTGGGCAGCAACCACTGTGCCAACGAGCAGCTGCGCTGGATTGAGGATGAACGCTGCCTGCTGCAAAACGCACTGGCCTGTGATGTGCCGGTGCTGGGCCACTGCTTTGGCGCGCAGATGCTGGCCCGCGCCATGGGTGCCCGCGTCTGGCGCAACCCCTGCCCCAATATAGGCTGGAGTTCGATATGGACCACGCGCGAAGCCCAGCAACAGATGCGCCTGCCCAGCCAGGCCACCATCTTCAACTGGCATTACGACACTTTTGAAATCCCCAAAGGCGCCAGCCGCACCATGGTGGGCACGCATTGCCTGAACAAGGGCTTCCGCCATGGGCGCCATTGGGCGTTTCAAGGCCACCTGGAGGTGACGGAGCAAAGCATCAAGCAGTGGTGCCGCACCGGCCATGAGGAATTGCTGCTGGCGCACGGCCCCGGGGTGCAGAGCGAGGCGCAGATTCTGTCTCAGCTGCCTGTCCATCTGGGCCAGTTGCATGCCATGGCGCTGCGCAGCTACAGCGCCTGGACGGCTCAGCTGCGACCAGGCCATTCACCGCATTTTTTGGAACAAAAAACCGACCCAGCCCTTGATTATCAATCGCCTCTAGCTAGACAAACCATAGCAATATTGGCGCAAGCCACGCGCTAG